The following nucleotide sequence is from Tachyglossus aculeatus isolate mTacAcu1 chromosome 11, mTacAcu1.pri, whole genome shotgun sequence.
TGCATATGTGTTTTAGACGTGTGTAAGCTTACATGTGCATGTTTGTACATGCGTATGcgtggggaattttttttttggtggtgggggtggagggggtccaACTGCGCGGGCGCCCGGTACACCTGGGCCATACCTGCGTCTCGGACAGGCTGAGCGCCGTGGCCAGCTCCACGCGTTCAGGGGTGGACAGGTAGCGCTGGATCTCgaacctcttctccaaccccgacagctgggagtcggagaacacgGTGCGGGCTTTGCGGCGCCGGCAGTGCTTCCCCGGGAGCTCGGCGTGCGGAGGGTGCGGGAACAGCGCGGGGACAGGCACACCTGCGAGaaaagacaattactttcccccccttcaaagctttattgaaggcgcatctcctccaagaggccttccctaagccccctttccccttctcccattcccttctgcgtctccttgacttgcttcctttgttcttccccactcccggccccacagcacttatgtacatatctgtaattttatttatttgtattaatgtctgtctcccccccacccccccaccccaaactgtaagctcgctgtgggaagggagtgtgtttgtttattgttagacTATACTCTCCCCGGagtttgcagtgctctgcacacggtaagcgcccaataaataagatcgaatgaaagACGCCGTGAGAGCGCGGGAAGTGGGTATAACCCCGACCACCCGGACGCGCCGCGCTGGGAGGCAGGACTCCTGGATCCTGAGCCCGACTCCGACTTTggttctgagcttcagttcccttccTCTCCGAGAATTGGGTCGGCGACTCCCGGAGAGAAATAGGAGGGATGACAAGAGTGCTTGATGTTCTTTGGGATCTCGCCTCTGAATAGGAGGAGCACGAGGACACAAGGATTAGGATAATAGCAAGGCCACTATTTCCAGGAGCTTGCACAGGCTCCTGTCCCTGGGGAAGCcctgaaggagaaggggagatggcAGCAGCTGGGCCCTGCAGACCCTTTCCCGGAACGGAATCCAGAGAGGCCTCCGGAGGGGGCGAGAAGGGAGGAACTTCCTTTCGGGGACCCAGGGGATGGCGCCTGGGAGGGGGAAGTCCTGGAACCCCCCTCCACTTCCCAACTTTCCCCTACAACCTCCTCCTCGCAGTGAGGTCGACCCCGGATCGATTGGAGGGGTCTTCCACTTAGAGCCTTCTCCAAGCAGTCCGGCAATCGCCGGGGAGAGGCGATTGAACGCCACCCCTCAAGCACCCCGATTCTGGGGGAGCCGCTATGAGGGGAGGGGTGAGCCCTCCTCCGCTGGAAATCAGGGGCCGAAGGCTTGGGGTGAGGGAAGCCGAACAAGCCCTCCTCCGATTCAATTGGTTTCCCCTCTCGAGGGCGGCTCAGGCCAGACCCCTCGCTGGGCCCAACCCTATCTTGCCCTTTTCCTACAGGGAGCCGGACCCCTCTGCCCgctcttccatcctcctcctggccgccCCTCCAGGCCGGGAAGCCGTCCGCACCGGGACGTGGGGAAACCATCTCCATCTTTGGGGAAAACGGCCCCTGCTGTCGCCAAGGTCCCGACCCCTGGGGGATGTGCCCGCTCTGGGGCCGGGTGGGGAGTGAAAACCGGGAGCCCTGGTCCACGGAGAACGTTCGTTCATGGGAGAGGAATCGCGCGCGGGCCGCCCCTGTCCGTCTGCGGGGGAGTTCGGAGGAGGCGGGTTTTTATCAGGGGTCTCGAAGCCAGGGGCTGCCCtcaatccccttcctcctcacccgGCTCGCGGTCTCCACGGCCCTgattcccgtttctccccctctcctccttctctgtccgttcccgttttcccctcctcccaagaTCGGGTCTTCGTAGGGGAGCCGCCGCTTTCCCGTCCTCGGTACTGCCTGCTCTCGGTGTGGGAGTCGAAGCGGGGGCCTCCGCCCAACGAAATATCCCGAATGACATGAAATCCCGAATCGAGAAGGGCCTTTTCCTGTTCGGAGGAGGATTTCAACCTCACGCACCCCCTTTTCCAGCCCCTTGCCCAGCCGGTGGCTCCTCAACCCGGAACCCGCTGATATCCGAACCCGCTGGGGCCTGAACCCTCACGGTAGGGCCAAATCGCCTTGGCCTGAAGAACTCGAACAGGAGATTGAGCCCAAGTCCTAGAGGCCAGCTGGGCCCAGCCCAGGCCAGTTCTCCACCCTCTTCGCCCCCCTCAGCTCCCTGAGGAAACCGGTTGGGCTGCGCTGGTGGACCCAGGGGGTCAGGGCAGACGCGGAGGGGCTTCCTGGCTGTCTGGGGCCGCGGGCGGGATCAGAGGCAGGAACTGACCGGCCTTGGTTTCAAAATGCCGTCGAGTGACAAGGGGGTCCTCCCGGGAATCCGGTACGACCAGAGCAAGACAGTAACGATGATAATGCTGGTGATAGTGatagtgatggtgatggtgaccgTAAGGgggttgaagatgaggagaaggaggaggatggcaacgaggaggaggagaaggaggaagaacaggagaagaaGGGTGACAATGAAGAGGATACGTTGGGATCCCGTGGACAGTCTGAGCGCGATAAAACCTCCATCACCCGTTGCTTTCCCTTCGGGAGAGGGGCCCTCTGGGCGGGCGGCCCTGACCTCCACTCTTTCCCCGGCCTGGCAGGACCTTGCAACCCCCGGCCGGGCCCTCCCACTTACCGGAGGCGGTGAGGAagtaggggtggtggtggtggtcactCTTGTGCAGCGGGTGATGCGGGTGTGGGGCCAGAAGCGTCGGCGCGGGCATGAGCGGGTAGCCATAGTCTAGCAGGGGCACCCGGGAGGCCAGAGAGCCGGCGAACGGGTCGGGGGGCACCTCGCGCAGCGGCTTGGGCTTGTGCAGTAGAATGTCCTCGAtgaagaaggacgtgggccgctGGGAAGACACCGCTGGGTGGACCGGGGAGGTGAAGTTGAGGTTCATGGCGGAGGCGACGGGCGGtccggccggggcgggggcggtggggaggagggaaaggggaggaggaggaggaggagaaggagaaggagaaagaggaggagaaaaaagaggaggagggggaggacgaggaggaaaaggaggaggaggaggaggaagaggaggagagaggtgggccagggggagggggggcgccACCCCTCTGGGCTCTCCTCCCTGGGTGCAAGtacgctctctttctctctttctcccttctggtcGGGCCAGCCCGGCTCGGGAGAAGCGCAGGGGTGGGACGGGCCGATAGGCGAGTGGAGAGGGAGCGGGGAGAGCCAATGGCGAGGCGGCAgcgatggggggaaggggatggggcacTCACTCTAGGGGGAGGAGGGCTGGAGCAGGCAGGGAACGGGGtgacggggcggggcggggcggggcggggcccggtGTTGTCCGAGGTGCTGAATCCAGCCCGGTCcctcggggccggggccggggccggggccggggccggggcgagAGTGCGGGTGGGAGGGAATCCGCGCGCGCGCGGAGCGGTGCGTAAAAGCGCTCTGGAGAGCACCGTGCCGTCCAGGCCCCTGAAATAACCTCCCAGTCCTTTAGCGCtttagaggagaaggaaaaagccaAAGTTACTCCCCACTCTTTAGTCAGCCCCGTTCCCCAGTTAAGGCTCGAGTCCCGGAGGGGCGGCTTCCCCGGAGGTTTGCGCGCTTGGTGTGGGTAACTGAGGGGCGAGAGCCCAGGGTtagcagaaagaaaaagaaaagaggaggcGAATGGGACCCGGGAACCGAGCCTTCCTGCACcccgggagagggagggagattatCCGTATTATTCAGGTAAAAATTTgcgtccccccccccaaaaaaaaataccCTCTTAACTCTGGGTTAGCGGGATCCAGTTTGAATTACCCGACTGTCTGAGACTTATACACATCCTTCCAAGCGCCAATCACCCTCTATTCCCCCTCGCCTTTTAGGAACTGGGGTTCTCATGCGCCCTCACCACTCCTAGTCCCCTATACTGCTTCCCACTATAAACCCTcaatctctccccaaccccacattCTTATCTTGGCAGGGACAGTTTTCCCTACTTGGCTTTCCCGTCCATCCTCCTCACTCATCCCCTTGTTATCTTTTGTCTTTTCTGTTTGTCTTGTTCTAATCTGTCCCATTTATTTCCCTGGAGTCAATTTGCTAAAATTAAGGTGATAGTCTACAGCACAGCAGGGGTAATTTCGGCTCGCATCTCCGAAAATTGCTCTAATTATTGATGTTTAACTCGGGGAAATTAAAAGAAGCcacttctcctccatctcccggtTTTTAAGCTCTAATTTGTTGAAATCTAGTCGTCATCACAATTCCAATCACTGCCGCTAATAGTAAAAGTGTTTTAATAGAGCCTGAATCCTCACAACCCATGCTATTAGATAATTAGAGGAGGTGTTAGAAAGCCAAGTGCTAATCCTTGGGCGAGCCGCTAGGATTTCCATCTGATCTAGCAGGTAGAACAAATTAATTACCAGAATCAATTAGACCTCAAAGTACCGTTCTCCAGGAAGTGGAAGCCTCGTATTCCATACGGATGAGCTGGTAAATGGTAaatagagggggaaaggggagcagggagagaggaaaaagaaaaacctgTGAAAGAGTAGACGCCGGCAATCAGGAGGCCTTAATGAAGCCTGATCTCGCCGGCTCTGGACCGGCAACGTGTTTTGATTCTCGAACGTGGTCGTTCGGGAAAGGTGGAAGGGGATGAAGGGGGAGACCGTGGGCATTTCTATATTTTCTGTAGATATGCGATAGccacctcctccccgtccctccgtCCCTTCTCACtccgccctcccccgcccccggtcCCCCGTACTGGTTTCTGACGGGTTCCCTTCTGTGTGGGAGACATGTGAAAAACCTCAGGCGTGGATATTTATCGGGTGTCGACCCAACTTTGTTAGACTTATGAATTAGTCCACATGCCGGTGAGTTTTACGTGGCTTCCGAGATAGTAGaaaaaaataagaagaaaaaaatcaatctcaAAGGCAGTTATTAAGTCAATAAAATTAACTGAGTTGAGcaatctctgctacttgtccgtcCCGGGTTATTTCTCACCCTGGGCAAGCGGCTAGTTGCAAGATCCTTGGGGGCATACAAACCACTCTGGACAGTTTGTCTTCGGTTAAGAGGTGGGacgggtggtggtgggggcgcTTGGACATGTAGTCAGCCGAGGAATTCCACTCGGATTTCCGGACGGGAAAATGGGTGTCAGTCTTGTAGCTAACCACTTCTTCCACTCCTCAACCCTTTGCCCCGTTTCAGGGGGGGCGCGCCGGCGATGTTAGCGGGGTCCCTCCgaaagcagggagaggagagatggaagagaggaaaaggctaTGATCGGGGGCCGTAAGGTTTCgtcccctccctccggcccgcCCGGTGGGCGAGGTCGAGCCTCGGAGCCAGACTTTGGGACCAGGTGGGGCTCCTCCGCCTCCGTTCCGGCCCGGGTCCGAGAAGAAAGAAGGTGGTAGGAAGGCGGACTGGCTGGCGTCTCTTTCCTTGCCTTCGGTCCGGGGTTGGGGGCCCTGGCTTGTCCAGCTCGGGGCCTCGGACGGCGGCCCCCCGAGAGCGGGACGGCGGGGATTCGGCGCCGGCCCGTGCCGACCAGAGGAGCCTCGGGAGCCCGAGGGGAGAGAGCGATGCTGGGGGCGTCCCCCAAATCAGGACCCCCCGAACGGGGGACTGTTCAGCCGGCGAGCGGCTCGAGCACCGGCGACCCTATCCACTGCgcccctccttcgtctccatccCGCGCCGCCGGGACCCccatccaccgcccccccccccaccatggggccCGGGCCAACGGACACGCGTTCATACGAAAGCAGAACAGCTCCGCGCGAGCCGAATTGGCCAGGTGTCCGGCGGCGGGCCCAGCGAACACATCGTTGTCGACACGCGGAGCGCGGGACGGTCCCCGCCTCAACTCCGGCTAAACTCGCCCAGGGCGGGGAGCCCGGGGAGGGACACAGGCCTTGCCGCCCCTCGGGGCTGGTTTGTAAGAATAAAAATGGAAATAGTAATCGCGGTGTTCGttaagggcttattctgtgcctagcatgtagtaagcgctggggaagatgtatgatcatcaggtgggacccaatccctgtcccgcacgaggctcacagtcagggGCGGCCGGgattggggcggggaggggccttCTGGTCCCTGTGAGTCCCCACCCCACCATCcggtcaccccaccccacccccgaccgCTGCCCACCATCCTGAGGTCGCGTCTATGCCAGCCCATCGGGCCGGGCCTGGGGCCAGCGTCGCCGATTTCGATTCGGGGGGAAAACGGCTGGGTCGGTGAAGCTTAGGCGGAACCAAACGAAACGGAAACGGTTTTCTCAAAAGCGTTGCGATTTTTCTTGGACGAAGTTGATGGTTGCCTGAGCGCTCCTCTTCGTCCGGGTTGTGAAGACACAGGCAGACTGAGGCAAACGCCTGTCTGAGAAAAAGCCTGGTAAATCACCCGAAACCAGGCACCCGGAGTGTTCGTTGCTCTGTACCGATCTATCCTGTCCCCGCGAGGAGGTGAAATCAACGAAACCAGCAATTTTTAAATTTCTttcgtctttttttttctttcacagcATTTCACATCCTGGTTGAGGGGGCGTGTGGCTATCTGCAAGGCTGAGCAGGTGTAACTTGCAAATATATTgcgcacatgcacgcacacacaaacgcaaacacacacacacacaacacacacacacacacacacacacacacacacacacacacacacacacagaggcatatCCACACTGCAAGGAGGGCAAAAACCAGTTGCTCCCGCAGATGTCTCTGTTCGTGTTCTAAAAGACAGGGAGTCTTGCTCCCGGGTTGATAATTAAGCAAGCCCTTTCCTTTCATGTCCGCTCCACACAAAACCTTCTTTCTGGATGGGGCTTCGTTTCCTGAAAAGATCACCTTTTTGATGATCAAAGGGAGAGATGTCTCCTTTACTTGCATTAGCCCCAAGTTGCCTCCACTATGGCCTTCAAAATAAAGGAAGAAATGTATTTGTGCAGGATCTGAGTAACACACTTTACCCATAACATTCGGTATTATACTGTTTGTTGTCTGTTtcaacttaccttgtatctatctgggTACTTTATTTTAAGCACTACCAAAGTGGTTGACATGTCTAGGGGAAAGGAATCAGCTGCCAGTAGCAGCCAGCAAATGCATCTTCCAATAATGCTTTTAAACTGGAAATTAGGTTGGGAAATCGCATTCGTCCATGTTCAAGGATAGGGGATTCAAATTGCCCGGCTAATGTAATGTGAGAACATCAGAACACTCGTGGGGGAGTAATCCCCAGTGCAACCATCTCAGCGGGTTAAAACCTTTCATTTAATTCTGGAAATCTCCAGCCTGGTATACACTAGGGGCATGAATGAAAGTCCTTTCCCTGTACTCTCCCCCTCAGTATATTGTGAGAAACAGGAACTCGGCAAAGGACTGATGGCTTAGAACCTGCTATTTATTGTCCATGAAGGATCAGCTCTCTTTTCTTAGTTACAGATGAGGGTTAACGGGTCTGTTTGGATCTTGCTTTTTAAGTGACTCAAATCTTCAGAGCAGGCAGAACTAGTCCTAGTAGACTCTCACCTACAGGGTTTGGCTTCATTTTTTTTCAGAACTATGCAGCAATACCAGCTTTGTTGTACATTGAACATGAAATAATGTGATTTTTTTCCTCAAGGGGCAGGTAGTCCTCTCACAATGTAATGCCCAGATGAAATATTACTCTTTTTTTCCCATATCAGCCCAGAGTggactcaatcactcaatcaatcatatttattgagtgcttgctgtgtgaagagcactgtactgagcagttgggagagtacaatataacattataacaggcatattccctgcccacagtgagcttacagtctagcgtatTCCTTAGCTTTTCTTCCATAGTCCTCACATTGCCAAAAGTAACTGAGCTGAAGGTCTAAATCACAGCCTCCTCTGATTTTAGCCCTCTTTGCATTTAGAGCATCTTTCCTTGAGACCCCCTACAACTCTCCTGGTAGGAGCATTCATCCGTCTTTAGAGCATTAatgggaggaggtgaaggaagaggaagaggaggcaaagaTTTCCATAGATGAGGAAAACAAAGCCCAGAAATACCatatgacttgcctgaggtcaccccgCGAGTGAAAGGCAAGTCTGGAGAATTGACAGTGGATCTCCCCAGTGTCTTACCTCGACTGAACCAAGATCTCCAGGCCACAGCAGTCAAAGGCCCCACTCCACTGGGAGCTGGTAGGCCTCATTAGGAAATGTGTAGAAACTTGCGTAGTGGAATAAGATTGGCTGCTCCTAGATTTGGCTTTGAGATACCTCTAGAGCTTGAGCCTTGAAGAGCAGCAATCTCAATTCATGCTGGACTGGTTGGTTTCTCAGCTGCATTCTATTGAAAGCATCTTGTGGCTAAGGCCCTCTTCCTTCTGTTGTACATACCCAAGTGCCAGTACTgggttctgcccacagcaggtgctcagttgaTGCTGTGATGATGGTGTTAGTGGTGACCCAGGATTGCTAGGCTGGAATGGAACTTGAGAGGTGTCCTGGGAGTGGAGGTGGTGTCCTGTGCAATATCACTAGAGGGCTCTTCAAACTACCAGTTCCCAACTTCCCTCTGGAATGACCCAGCAACCAAGGGCCTGAGTTGGAATACTTTGCCCTGAAGAATGGGGGAGGGACATATTTATCCAAACAGCAGTAACCATAAAAATCAAAGGCAGTGAGTGGGTTAAGGGAGGACAGGCCCACTGAAACAGTTGTCTATGTCGagattaggtagggaccgtctctatttgttgccgatttgtacttcccaagcacttagtacagtgctctgcacacagtaagcactcaataaatatgactgaatgactttcTAGCAAACAGTCATGACTTAGAGATCAACTGCTGCCTCCTGCTGCCTCCAAGCTGGACTATATCCAGATTGATCTCATTCCTATTGTTTCTCTAAAAGAGCTCAAAAATTTgctatccctcccacccccgctccCCGACCCAATCCCACCCTCCTCCAAGTAGACACCTGTggctggatcagtcaatcaagcatctGCAATGAAATTCTCTCCTTCCAACTTCTGcattggaagcagtgtgacctagtagcccaagcctgggagccagaggacctgagttctaattccagctccttcatTTGCATggtgtgggatcttggacaagttacttcatttctctgattctccatttcctcatttgttctccctcctacttggactgtgatccccatgtggaacaaggaccatgtccaaccagattatctcatATGCCCTTGTgcaacccctctcaggatcacatctggagagttttcagttccctaccagtctcggctaagggagggagagtcaaacagaggcataaccactccattcctagcttgggcagtggctagcaaatggaaggtaatctgctacaagtcaaaactcacttgtgctgggcacaGCAGTGGagaaagttgagggcagagactcaagtttactgcacagaagatggcaa
It contains:
- the BSX gene encoding brain-specific homeobox protein homolog; this translates as MNLNFTSPVHPAVSSQRPTSFFIEDILLHKPKPLREVPPDPFAGSLASRVPLLDYGYPLMPAPTLLAPHPHHPLHKSDHHHHPYFLTASGVPVPALFPHPPHAELPGKHCRRRKARTVFSDSQLSGLEKRFEIQRYLSTPERVELATALSLSETQVKTWFQNRRMKHKKQLRKSQDEPKAPGGSESSERSPRGPEPSPAPEPRPGPPAGPFALTEPEPEVDIGEEGELGPGPHLL